In the Periophthalmus magnuspinnatus isolate fPerMag1 chromosome 4, fPerMag1.2.pri, whole genome shotgun sequence genome, one interval contains:
- the mettl13 gene encoding eEF1A lysine and N-terminal methyltransferase isoform X3 — MSLLPRTAGEFSSAEYWERFFKKRGEKAFEWYGDYNKLCGVLHKYIKVKDKVLVVGCGNSELSEQMYDVGYKHLINIDISETVINNMNQRNFERRPDLRFQQIDATKTPFEDGSFQVVLDKGTLDAMASEEEGALASSMITEMSRVLSFGGRYVCITLAQESVIKLAVAHFVSLGWAARLHCLQNDTESEEDSFALPVFVLICTKFRQPMPMPILEMCLGEDGASTRFTQVSELLSTVREHQAYSVLRKRLRTGTDVSSNVSLTLCHVKTGLPKYTLTVQDSAPGTKVPKSNHFAIFIVPQGSETAWLYSSAEGHKQLAASANFRRLVIVAMHRNQDYANMEAVQAELSPMVMDLAPPAMPHNHQVPFLSATGDLGWREVVSTGVSELSGEYCVENVRGEDGELYRRLVFLSNAALIQSESKLVSKNTTGYKKKGKKKVKPTTPSTVPSSSLSVDTGFLCCEHHKLMVAGLSMLGIDTQQKNTSIFLVGLGGGGLPQFLRDFVPGVTVEVVELDPVVLEVAKEWFGFRPDERLTVTLGDGLELITAYGKEGRLFDAIMFDVDNKDNTVGMSCPPASFVEVSILQKVNSLLTPTGVFILNLVCRDSLLKKSLLERLRSVFPTIISGDVEGEVNQVLMCHKGDNRSPDTANTLQSLGQAAKSLQSTLGSDKTGNHSPNIDISELIKELKIA; from the exons ATGAGCTTGCTTCCTCGCACCGCGGGCGAGTTCAGTTCAGCTGAATATTGGGAAAGGTTTTTCAAGAAGCGTGGAGAGAAAGCGTTTGAGTGGTATGGAGACTACAACAAACTCTGCGGAGTCCTGCACAAATACATCAAAGTGAAAgataag GTGCTGGTGGTTGGATGTGGAAACTCAGAGCTGAGTGAACAGATGTATGATGTCGGCTATAAACATCTGATCAACATTGACATCAGTGAGACAGTAATAAACAATATGAACCAAAGAAATTTTGAGCGCCGGCCTGACCTGAGGTTCCAGCAGATTGACGCAACCAAAACACCCTTTGAGgatggcagttttcaagttgttTTGGACAAGGGCACCTTGGATGCTATGGCATCTGAGGAAGAGGGAGCACTGGCTTCTAGTATGATCACAGAG atgAGCCGAGTCCTGAGTTTTGGGGGCAGATATGTCTGTATCACACTGGCCCAGGAGAGTGTCATAAAATTAGCTGTGGCACATTTTGTTTCTCTCGGGTGGGCAGCGAGGCTTCACTGTCTGCAGAATGACACTGAGAGCGAGGAGGACtcttttgctttgcctgtgtTTGTCTTGATCTGCACTAAGTTTCGTCAGCCAATGCCTATGCCTATTCTGGAGATGTGTCTTGGGGAGGATGGTGCATCGACTCGCTTCACTCAGGTTTCAGAGCTACTGTCGACCGTGAGAGAGCATCAGGCCTATTCTGTGCTGAGGAAAAGGCTTCGTACAGGCACAGATGTCAGTTCTAATGTCTCACTCACTCTTTGCCACGTAAAAACAGGCCTTCCCAAATATACCCTTACTGTTCAGGACTCTGCTCCTGGAACCAAAGTACCCAAATCCAATCACTTTGCTATTTTTATTG TACCACAAGGTAGTGAGACTGCTTGGCTTTATAGTTCTGCAGAAGGCCACAAACAGTTGGCAGCAAGTGCTAATTTCAGACGATTGGTAATTGTTGCAATGCACCGAAATCAAGACTATGCCAATATGGAGGCAGTCCAGGCTGAGCTTTCACCCATGGTAATGGACTTGGCTCCTCCCGCTATGCCCCACAACCACCAG GTGCCCTTTTTGTCAGCTACCGGTGACTTGGGTTGGCGTGAGGTGGTCAGCACAGGGGTCAGTGAGCTGAGTGGAGAGTACTGTGTGGAGAACgtcagaggagaagatggagaacTGTATCGAAGACTAGTGTTTTTATCCAATGCTGCccttatccaatcagagagcaaGCTTGTATCAAAAAATACAA CAGGCtacaaaaaaaaaggcaaaaagaaAGTCAAGCCAACAACTCCTTCAACAGTACCCTCCTCTTCACTGTCAGTGGACACAGGCTTTCTCTGCTGTGAACATCACAAACTAATGGTTGCTGGTCTGTCCATGCTGGGGATTGATacacaacagaaaaaca CGTCAATATTTTTGGTGGGACTTGGAGGAGGGGGCTTGCCACAGTTTCTTCGAGACTTTGTTCCTGGTGTTACGGTTGAAGTAGTTGAACTGGATCCCGTTGTGTTAGAAGTAGCAAAGGAATGGTTTGGATTCCGACCTGATGAGCGCCTAACTGTAACTCTTGGAGATGGTCTTGAACTTATCACAGCTTATGGAAAGGAAG ggCGCTTGTTTGATGCTATAATGTTTGATGTTGACAACAAGGATAACACAGTTGGCATGAGCTGTCCTCCTGCTTCATTTGTTGAGGTCTCAATTCTACAGAAAGTTAACAGCCTGTTGACTCCAACAG GAGTGTTCATTCTGAATCTTGTGTGTCGAGACTCCCTTTTGAAGAAAAGCCTACTGGAGCGATTGAGGAGTGTATTTCCCACCATTATCTCCGGTGATGTTGAAGGAGAAGTCAACCAAGTATTAATGTGTCATAAAGGAGACAATCGGTCACCTGACACTGCAAACACTTTGCAGTCCCTGGGCCAAGCAGCCAAAAGTCTGCAGAGCACACTGGGCTCTGACAAGACTGGCAACCACAGTCCAAATATAGACATTTCAGAGCTAATAAAAGAGCTGAAGATTGCATGA
- the mettl13 gene encoding eEF1A lysine and N-terminal methyltransferase isoform X2, whose product MSLLPRTAGEFSSAEYWERFFKKRGEKAFEWYGDYNKLCGVLHKYIKVKDKVLVVGCGNSELSEQMYDVGYKHLINIDISETVINNMNQRNFERRPDLRFQQIDATKTPFEDGSFQVVLDKGTLDAMASEEEGALASSMITEMSRVLSFGGRYVCITLAQESVIKLAVAHFVSLGWAARLHCLQNDTESEEDSFALPVFVLICTKFRQPMPMPILEMCLGEDGASTRFTQVSELLSTVREHQAYSVLRKRLRTGTDVSSNVSLTLCHVKTGLPKYTLTVQDSAPGTKVPKSNHFAIFIVPQGSETAWLYSSAEGHKQLAASANFRRLVIVAMHRNQDYANMEAVQAELSPMVMDLAPPAMPHNHQVPFLSATGDLGWREVVSTGVSELSGEYCVENVRGEDGELYRRLVFLSNAALIQSESKLVSKNTSYKKKGKKKVKPTTPSTVPSSSLSVDTGFLCCEHHKLMVAGLSMLGIDTQQKNINAASIFLVGLGGGGLPQFLRDFVPGVTVEVVELDPVVLEVAKEWFGFRPDERLTVTLGDGLELITAYGKEGRLFDAIMFDVDNKDNTVGMSCPPASFVEVSILQKVNSLLTPTGVFILNLVCRDSLLKKSLLERLRSVFPTIISGDVEGEVNQVLMCHKGDNRSPDTANTLQSLGQAAKSLQSTLGSDKTGNHSPNIDISELIKELKIA is encoded by the exons ATGAGCTTGCTTCCTCGCACCGCGGGCGAGTTCAGTTCAGCTGAATATTGGGAAAGGTTTTTCAAGAAGCGTGGAGAGAAAGCGTTTGAGTGGTATGGAGACTACAACAAACTCTGCGGAGTCCTGCACAAATACATCAAAGTGAAAgataag GTGCTGGTGGTTGGATGTGGAAACTCAGAGCTGAGTGAACAGATGTATGATGTCGGCTATAAACATCTGATCAACATTGACATCAGTGAGACAGTAATAAACAATATGAACCAAAGAAATTTTGAGCGCCGGCCTGACCTGAGGTTCCAGCAGATTGACGCAACCAAAACACCCTTTGAGgatggcagttttcaagttgttTTGGACAAGGGCACCTTGGATGCTATGGCATCTGAGGAAGAGGGAGCACTGGCTTCTAGTATGATCACAGAG atgAGCCGAGTCCTGAGTTTTGGGGGCAGATATGTCTGTATCACACTGGCCCAGGAGAGTGTCATAAAATTAGCTGTGGCACATTTTGTTTCTCTCGGGTGGGCAGCGAGGCTTCACTGTCTGCAGAATGACACTGAGAGCGAGGAGGACtcttttgctttgcctgtgtTTGTCTTGATCTGCACTAAGTTTCGTCAGCCAATGCCTATGCCTATTCTGGAGATGTGTCTTGGGGAGGATGGTGCATCGACTCGCTTCACTCAGGTTTCAGAGCTACTGTCGACCGTGAGAGAGCATCAGGCCTATTCTGTGCTGAGGAAAAGGCTTCGTACAGGCACAGATGTCAGTTCTAATGTCTCACTCACTCTTTGCCACGTAAAAACAGGCCTTCCCAAATATACCCTTACTGTTCAGGACTCTGCTCCTGGAACCAAAGTACCCAAATCCAATCACTTTGCTATTTTTATTG TACCACAAGGTAGTGAGACTGCTTGGCTTTATAGTTCTGCAGAAGGCCACAAACAGTTGGCAGCAAGTGCTAATTTCAGACGATTGGTAATTGTTGCAATGCACCGAAATCAAGACTATGCCAATATGGAGGCAGTCCAGGCTGAGCTTTCACCCATGGTAATGGACTTGGCTCCTCCCGCTATGCCCCACAACCACCAG GTGCCCTTTTTGTCAGCTACCGGTGACTTGGGTTGGCGTGAGGTGGTCAGCACAGGGGTCAGTGAGCTGAGTGGAGAGTACTGTGTGGAGAACgtcagaggagaagatggagaacTGTATCGAAGACTAGTGTTTTTATCCAATGCTGCccttatccaatcagagagcaaGCTTGTATCAAAAAATACAA GCtacaaaaaaaaaggcaaaaagaaAGTCAAGCCAACAACTCCTTCAACAGTACCCTCCTCTTCACTGTCAGTGGACACAGGCTTTCTCTGCTGTGAACATCACAAACTAATGGTTGCTGGTCTGTCCATGCTGGGGATTGATacacaacagaaaaaca TTAATGCAGCGTCAATATTTTTGGTGGGACTTGGAGGAGGGGGCTTGCCACAGTTTCTTCGAGACTTTGTTCCTGGTGTTACGGTTGAAGTAGTTGAACTGGATCCCGTTGTGTTAGAAGTAGCAAAGGAATGGTTTGGATTCCGACCTGATGAGCGCCTAACTGTAACTCTTGGAGATGGTCTTGAACTTATCACAGCTTATGGAAAGGAAG ggCGCTTGTTTGATGCTATAATGTTTGATGTTGACAACAAGGATAACACAGTTGGCATGAGCTGTCCTCCTGCTTCATTTGTTGAGGTCTCAATTCTACAGAAAGTTAACAGCCTGTTGACTCCAACAG GAGTGTTCATTCTGAATCTTGTGTGTCGAGACTCCCTTTTGAAGAAAAGCCTACTGGAGCGATTGAGGAGTGTATTTCCCACCATTATCTCCGGTGATGTTGAAGGAGAAGTCAACCAAGTATTAATGTGTCATAAAGGAGACAATCGGTCACCTGACACTGCAAACACTTTGCAGTCCCTGGGCCAAGCAGCCAAAAGTCTGCAGAGCACACTGGGCTCTGACAAGACTGGCAACCACAGTCCAAATATAGACATTTCAGAGCTAATAAAAGAGCTGAAGATTGCATGA
- the vamp4 gene encoding vesicle-associated membrane protein 4 isoform X1 — translation MREPDREEQLDENMPPKFKRHLNDDEVTGSIRSERRNLLEEDSDEEEDFFLRGPSAPRFGAPNDKLKQVQSQVDEVIDVMQENISKVIERGERLDDLQDKSESLSDNASAFSSRAKQLHRRMWWRDTKMKIIIALVVIGLLLIIIVPVIMRYR, via the exons ATG AGGGAGCCAGATCGGGAGGAGCAGCTTGATGAAAACATGCCCCCTAAATTTAAACGACATCTGAATGACGATGAAGTTACAGGATCGATTCGTAGTGAGAGG AGGAACCTGCTTGAGGAGGACTCCGATGAGGAGGAAGACTTCTTTTT GAGAGGGCCAAGCGCTCCCAGATTTGGGGCTCCTAATGACAAGCTTAAACA GGTGCAGTCTCAAGTTGATGAGGTTATTGATGTGATGCAAGAGAACATCTCCAAGGTGATCGAGAGGGGTGAGCGATTGGACGACCTGCAGGACAAATCAG AGAGCCTTTCAGACAATGCATCTGCCTTCAGTAGCCGAGCCAAACAGCTGCACCGGAGAATGTGGTGGAGAGACACAAAG ATGAAAATTATTATTGCCTTGGTAGTGATTGGTCTGCTGTTAATTATCATTG TTCCAGTGATCATGCGATATCGCTAG
- the vamp4 gene encoding vesicle-associated membrane protein 4 isoform X2: MPPKFKRHLNDDEVTGSIRSERRNLLEEDSDEEEDFFLRGPSAPRFGAPNDKLKQVQSQVDEVIDVMQENISKVIERGERLDDLQDKSESLSDNASAFSSRAKQLHRRMWWRDTKMKIIIALVVIGLLLIIIVPVIMRYR; this comes from the exons ATGCCCCCTAAATTTAAACGACATCTGAATGACGATGAAGTTACAGGATCGATTCGTAGTGAGAGG AGGAACCTGCTTGAGGAGGACTCCGATGAGGAGGAAGACTTCTTTTT GAGAGGGCCAAGCGCTCCCAGATTTGGGGCTCCTAATGACAAGCTTAAACA GGTGCAGTCTCAAGTTGATGAGGTTATTGATGTGATGCAAGAGAACATCTCCAAGGTGATCGAGAGGGGTGAGCGATTGGACGACCTGCAGGACAAATCAG AGAGCCTTTCAGACAATGCATCTGCCTTCAGTAGCCGAGCCAAACAGCTGCACCGGAGAATGTGGTGGAGAGACACAAAG ATGAAAATTATTATTGCCTTGGTAGTGATTGGTCTGCTGTTAATTATCATTG TTCCAGTGATCATGCGATATCGCTAG
- the itpa gene encoding inosine triphosphate pyrophosphatase — protein MAVPAGRSVVFVTGNAKKLEEVIQILGNKFPYKLISKKIDLPEYQGEPDEISIQKCKEAARQIDGPVIVEDTCLCFRALGGLPGPYIKWFLDKLKPEGLYKLLAGFGDKSAWALCTFAFCAGKDEEVHLFRGITEGHIVEPRGPRDFGWDPCFQPEGYDQTYAELPKEVKNTISHRYRALAAMSDHFAQVNNSPPMSKKKKDDA, from the exons ATGGCTGTGCCTGCAGGAAGGTCTGTGGTGTTCGTGACTGGAAATGCCAAGAAACTCGAGGAG GTTATTCAGATTCTTGGAAATAAATTTCCTTACAAATTAATTTCAAAGAAGATTGATC TACCAGAATATCAAGGAGAACCAGATGAAATTTCTATTCAAAAGTGCAAGGAAGCAGCACGACAG attGATGGACCTGTAATAGTGGAGGACACTTGTTTGTGTTTTCGAGCTCTGGGAGGACTCCCGGGCCCTTACAT AAAATGGTTTCTGGATAAGCTTAAGCCTGAAG GCTTATACAAACTTCTTGCTGGGTTTGGTGATAAGTCTGCATGGGCTCTGTGCACATTTGCTTTCTGTGCTGGAAAAGACGAAGAGGTGCATCTCTTCAGAGGAATCACAGAG GGGCACATTGTGGAACCCAGAGGTCCCAGAGACTTCGGATGGGATCCTTGTTTCCAGCCAGAGGGATATGATCAAAC ATATGCTGAATTGCCCAAAGAAGTCAAGAATACAATTTCCCACCGCTACAGGGCACTGGCTGCCATGTCGGACCATTTTGCCCAGGTGAACAATAGCCCTCCAATGTCTAAGAAGAAAAAGGATGATgcataa
- the mettl13 gene encoding eEF1A lysine and N-terminal methyltransferase isoform X1, giving the protein MSLLPRTAGEFSSAEYWERFFKKRGEKAFEWYGDYNKLCGVLHKYIKVKDKVLVVGCGNSELSEQMYDVGYKHLINIDISETVINNMNQRNFERRPDLRFQQIDATKTPFEDGSFQVVLDKGTLDAMASEEEGALASSMITEMSRVLSFGGRYVCITLAQESVIKLAVAHFVSLGWAARLHCLQNDTESEEDSFALPVFVLICTKFRQPMPMPILEMCLGEDGASTRFTQVSELLSTVREHQAYSVLRKRLRTGTDVSSNVSLTLCHVKTGLPKYTLTVQDSAPGTKVPKSNHFAIFIVPQGSETAWLYSSAEGHKQLAASANFRRLVIVAMHRNQDYANMEAVQAELSPMVMDLAPPAMPHNHQVPFLSATGDLGWREVVSTGVSELSGEYCVENVRGEDGELYRRLVFLSNAALIQSESKLVSKNTTGYKKKGKKKVKPTTPSTVPSSSLSVDTGFLCCEHHKLMVAGLSMLGIDTQQKNINAASIFLVGLGGGGLPQFLRDFVPGVTVEVVELDPVVLEVAKEWFGFRPDERLTVTLGDGLELITAYGKEGRLFDAIMFDVDNKDNTVGMSCPPASFVEVSILQKVNSLLTPTGVFILNLVCRDSLLKKSLLERLRSVFPTIISGDVEGEVNQVLMCHKGDNRSPDTANTLQSLGQAAKSLQSTLGSDKTGNHSPNIDISELIKELKIA; this is encoded by the exons ATGAGCTTGCTTCCTCGCACCGCGGGCGAGTTCAGTTCAGCTGAATATTGGGAAAGGTTTTTCAAGAAGCGTGGAGAGAAAGCGTTTGAGTGGTATGGAGACTACAACAAACTCTGCGGAGTCCTGCACAAATACATCAAAGTGAAAgataag GTGCTGGTGGTTGGATGTGGAAACTCAGAGCTGAGTGAACAGATGTATGATGTCGGCTATAAACATCTGATCAACATTGACATCAGTGAGACAGTAATAAACAATATGAACCAAAGAAATTTTGAGCGCCGGCCTGACCTGAGGTTCCAGCAGATTGACGCAACCAAAACACCCTTTGAGgatggcagttttcaagttgttTTGGACAAGGGCACCTTGGATGCTATGGCATCTGAGGAAGAGGGAGCACTGGCTTCTAGTATGATCACAGAG atgAGCCGAGTCCTGAGTTTTGGGGGCAGATATGTCTGTATCACACTGGCCCAGGAGAGTGTCATAAAATTAGCTGTGGCACATTTTGTTTCTCTCGGGTGGGCAGCGAGGCTTCACTGTCTGCAGAATGACACTGAGAGCGAGGAGGACtcttttgctttgcctgtgtTTGTCTTGATCTGCACTAAGTTTCGTCAGCCAATGCCTATGCCTATTCTGGAGATGTGTCTTGGGGAGGATGGTGCATCGACTCGCTTCACTCAGGTTTCAGAGCTACTGTCGACCGTGAGAGAGCATCAGGCCTATTCTGTGCTGAGGAAAAGGCTTCGTACAGGCACAGATGTCAGTTCTAATGTCTCACTCACTCTTTGCCACGTAAAAACAGGCCTTCCCAAATATACCCTTACTGTTCAGGACTCTGCTCCTGGAACCAAAGTACCCAAATCCAATCACTTTGCTATTTTTATTG TACCACAAGGTAGTGAGACTGCTTGGCTTTATAGTTCTGCAGAAGGCCACAAACAGTTGGCAGCAAGTGCTAATTTCAGACGATTGGTAATTGTTGCAATGCACCGAAATCAAGACTATGCCAATATGGAGGCAGTCCAGGCTGAGCTTTCACCCATGGTAATGGACTTGGCTCCTCCCGCTATGCCCCACAACCACCAG GTGCCCTTTTTGTCAGCTACCGGTGACTTGGGTTGGCGTGAGGTGGTCAGCACAGGGGTCAGTGAGCTGAGTGGAGAGTACTGTGTGGAGAACgtcagaggagaagatggagaacTGTATCGAAGACTAGTGTTTTTATCCAATGCTGCccttatccaatcagagagcaaGCTTGTATCAAAAAATACAA CAGGCtacaaaaaaaaaggcaaaaagaaAGTCAAGCCAACAACTCCTTCAACAGTACCCTCCTCTTCACTGTCAGTGGACACAGGCTTTCTCTGCTGTGAACATCACAAACTAATGGTTGCTGGTCTGTCCATGCTGGGGATTGATacacaacagaaaaaca TTAATGCAGCGTCAATATTTTTGGTGGGACTTGGAGGAGGGGGCTTGCCACAGTTTCTTCGAGACTTTGTTCCTGGTGTTACGGTTGAAGTAGTTGAACTGGATCCCGTTGTGTTAGAAGTAGCAAAGGAATGGTTTGGATTCCGACCTGATGAGCGCCTAACTGTAACTCTTGGAGATGGTCTTGAACTTATCACAGCTTATGGAAAGGAAG ggCGCTTGTTTGATGCTATAATGTTTGATGTTGACAACAAGGATAACACAGTTGGCATGAGCTGTCCTCCTGCTTCATTTGTTGAGGTCTCAATTCTACAGAAAGTTAACAGCCTGTTGACTCCAACAG GAGTGTTCATTCTGAATCTTGTGTGTCGAGACTCCCTTTTGAAGAAAAGCCTACTGGAGCGATTGAGGAGTGTATTTCCCACCATTATCTCCGGTGATGTTGAAGGAGAAGTCAACCAAGTATTAATGTGTCATAAAGGAGACAATCGGTCACCTGACACTGCAAACACTTTGCAGTCCCTGGGCCAAGCAGCCAAAAGTCTGCAGAGCACACTGGGCTCTGACAAGACTGGCAACCACAGTCCAAATATAGACATTTCAGAGCTAATAAAAGAGCTGAAGATTGCATGA
- the rangrf gene encoding ran guanine nucleotide release factor, with amino-acid sequence METVEANPHILHPLFGGALSAAIPPSSTDISTLREIPDNQEVFAHAHTDQSIIVELLEYQSQVADQDAASYHFEDIAGSNKALEPGAFQVTNVVPLPKSELSLSQCSSGWLLTGTQSVSKFNEEARNTVTIHLGLFRLPQFSTDILVTFNDPQSISLNSSSASSAGMYSEPWTVQDFQRLLQSLTLHDPGLFG; translated from the coding sequence ATGGAGACTGTGGAAGCGAACCCTCATATCCTTCACCCGCTTTTTGGAGGAGCCCTGTCCGCTGCCATCCCTCCAAGCTCCACGGACATCAGCACCTTGAGGGAAATCCCAGACAACCAGGAAGTGTTCGCCCACGCACACACCGACCAGAGCATCATCGTGGAGCTTCTCGAGTACCAGTCCCAGGTGGCAGACCAGGACGCTGCCAGCTACCACTTTGAAGACATTGCTGGGAGTAACAAAGCTTTGGAGCCGGGTGCTTTTCAAGTCACTAATGTTGTCCCTCTTCCTAAATCTGAGCTGTCCCTGTCACAATGCAGCTCTGGTTGGTTGTTAACAGGGACTCAGTCTGTGTCAAAGTTCAATGAAGAAGCAAGGAATACAGTGACCATTCACCTTGGTCTTTTCCGGCTGCCTCAGTTCTCCACAGATATTTTGGTGACATTCAATGATCCACAGAGTATAAGCCTGAATAGCAGCAGTGCCAGTTCAGCCGGGATGTACAGTGAGCCATGGACTGTTCAGGACTTTCAGAGGTTGCTTCAGTCTCTCACTCTTCATGATCCAGGACTGTTTGGGTAA